A genomic region of Candidatus Binataceae bacterium contains the following coding sequences:
- a CDS encoding GNAT family N-acetyltransferase produces MKEPEIVVEPNPPREWVETVERGLHHYNIATIGLDEYRRVGVVSRDEHSAVIGGVLGNVVGGWLHVWSLWVDRRARGRGLASDLMTAAENYALSRQCVGAFLTTASYEARPLYEKRGYRIFAELPEHPVKGHSRYWLAKDLRSAPSVTERRASRETIAMEPYVSADTEATIRRGIQTHAAGAIGRPEQSWSLANVFVRNDDGEIVGGAMGNLWGDWLFIGILWVDQPLRGNGQATRLMNAIERLAGEAGCRSAYLDTFNRRALSLYERLGYETFGVLENHPLGHAHHFLKKRLD; encoded by the coding sequence ATGAAAGAGCCTGAGATCGTCGTCGAGCCGAATCCGCCTCGCGAATGGGTCGAGACGGTTGAGCGCGGGCTGCATCATTACAACATTGCGACGATCGGCCTCGACGAGTACCGGCGTGTCGGAGTCGTCAGCCGCGACGAGCACAGTGCCGTCATCGGCGGTGTCCTCGGTAACGTCGTTGGCGGATGGCTTCATGTCTGGTCGCTGTGGGTAGACCGGCGCGCGCGTGGCCGCGGCCTCGCCAGCGATCTGATGACTGCGGCGGAGAACTACGCACTCAGCCGCCAATGCGTCGGTGCGTTTCTGACAACGGCCAGCTACGAGGCGCGCCCGCTGTATGAAAAGCGCGGCTACCGCATTTTCGCCGAACTGCCCGAGCATCCGGTCAAAGGCCATTCCCGGTACTGGCTCGCGAAGGATCTGCGGAGCGCACCTTCGGTGACGGAGCGGCGCGCGAGCCGCGAAACGATCGCGATGGAGCCCTATGTTTCCGCTGACACCGAAGCAACGATTCGACGCGGAATACAGACTCATGCCGCGGGCGCGATCGGTCGGCCCGAGCAGTCATGGTCGCTCGCCAACGTTTTCGTGCGCAATGACGACGGCGAGATCGTCGGCGGAGCGATGGGCAATCTCTGGGGTGACTGGTTGTTTATCGGAATCCTCTGGGTCGATCAGCCGCTTAGGGGAAATGGGCAGGCGACGCGATTGATGAACGCGATCGAGCGGCTCGCGGGCGAAGCCGGATGCCGCAGCGCCTATCTCGACACCTTCAACCGGCGCGCGCTCTCGCTCTACGAGCGCCTCGGATACGAGACCTTCGGCGTGCTCGAGAATCATCCACTCGGACATGCGCATCATTTCCTGAAAAAACGGCTTGACTGA
- a CDS encoding VOC family protein: protein MVRTRGLSHINLNVSDIERSKRFYSEVFGLEVLHDYEGPMGKHTWGRQLVLSTPGAQDLIALSQVPGEPIGPGGVNHFGFTLLTDDDLDDAIAAIERAGGRLRRRAQDEVDSIVERYAYVEDPDGYVIELNPQRVLLSRKRTADS from the coding sequence ATGGTTCGCACTCGCGGTCTTTCGCATATCAACCTGAATGTCTCCGATATCGAACGCTCAAAGCGATTCTACAGCGAGGTATTCGGGCTCGAAGTACTGCACGATTACGAAGGCCCAATGGGCAAGCATACGTGGGGCAGACAGCTCGTGCTAAGCACGCCAGGTGCGCAGGATTTGATCGCGCTGAGCCAGGTTCCTGGCGAACCAATCGGTCCTGGCGGAGTGAACCACTTCGGCTTTACGCTGTTGACGGATGACGACCTTGATGACGCGATCGCCGCCATTGAACGCGCCGGCGGACGGCTGAGACGCCGCGCTCAAGACGAAGTCGATTCGATAGTCGAGCGCTACGCCTACGTCGAAGACCCAGATGGCTACGTGATCGAACTTAATCCGCAGCGCGTATTGCTGTCGCGCAAGCGGACTGCTGACAGCTAG
- a CDS encoding inositol-3-phosphate synthase: MPNNKDTVRIAPAEGKLGVLLPGMGAVTTTFIAGVEAVKRGLGQPIGSLTQLATVRLGKRTEARTPKIKDFVPLAKLEDLEFGGWDIYEDNAYEAARKAAVLDPALIEKVREPLEKLHPMDAVFDQDFVRRINGPNVKEAANKMEKAEMLMDDIRRFKERTGVARMVMVWCGSTEVFHRPADVHQTLKAFEAGLAKNDPRIAPSQIYAYAALKMGVPHANGAPNLTTDTPALQELARERNLPVCGKDFKTGQTFMKTLIAPGLKARMLGMSGWYSTNILGNRDGEVLDDPGSFKSKEETKLSVLDQILQPELHPELYGNVFHTVRINYYPPRGDAKEGWDNIDIFGWLGYPMQIKINFLCRDSILAAPLVLDLVLFLDLAHRAGMRGIQEWLSFYFKGPMHAPKLYPEHDIFIQLMKLKNTLRWMRGEDLITHLGLEYYD, translated from the coding sequence GTGCCGAACAATAAAGACACCGTTCGTATCGCTCCCGCCGAAGGCAAGCTCGGCGTTCTGCTGCCCGGGATGGGCGCCGTCACCACGACCTTCATCGCCGGGGTCGAGGCCGTCAAGCGCGGACTCGGCCAGCCGATCGGATCGCTGACGCAGCTCGCGACCGTGCGCCTCGGCAAGCGGACCGAAGCGCGTACCCCGAAAATCAAGGACTTTGTTCCGCTCGCGAAGCTCGAGGACCTGGAGTTCGGCGGATGGGACATCTACGAGGACAATGCCTACGAGGCCGCGCGCAAAGCCGCGGTTCTCGATCCCGCGCTCATCGAAAAAGTCCGCGAGCCGCTCGAGAAGCTTCATCCGATGGACGCCGTGTTCGACCAGGACTTCGTCCGGCGCATCAACGGCCCTAACGTGAAGGAAGCCGCGAACAAGATGGAAAAGGCCGAGATGTTGATGGACGACATCCGGCGTTTCAAGGAGCGCACCGGCGTCGCGCGGATGGTGATGGTGTGGTGCGGCTCGACTGAAGTGTTCCATCGACCGGCTGACGTGCATCAGACGCTCAAGGCTTTCGAGGCGGGGCTCGCCAAGAACGATCCGCGTATCGCGCCGAGTCAGATTTACGCGTACGCCGCACTCAAGATGGGCGTGCCGCACGCCAACGGCGCACCGAATCTCACGACCGATACTCCTGCGCTCCAGGAACTCGCGCGCGAGCGCAATCTCCCCGTCTGCGGCAAGGACTTCAAGACCGGGCAGACCTTCATGAAGACGCTGATCGCGCCGGGGCTCAAGGCCCGCATGCTCGGGATGTCGGGATGGTACTCGACCAATATCCTGGGCAATCGCGACGGCGAAGTGCTCGACGATCCCGGCTCATTCAAGTCGAAGGAAGAGACCAAGCTCTCGGTACTCGATCAGATCCTGCAGCCGGAACTGCATCCCGAGCTCTACGGCAACGTTTTCCACACCGTGCGCATCAACTATTACCCGCCGCGCGGCGACGCCAAGGAAGGCTGGGACAATATCGATATCTTCGGATGGCTCGGCTATCCGATGCAGATCAAGATTAACTTTCTGTGTCGCGATTCGATCCTCGCCGCGCCGCTCGTGCTCGACCTGGTGCTGTTCCTCGACCTGGCGCATCGCGCCGGCATGCGCGGCATCCAGGAATGGCTGTCGTTCTACTTCAAAGGCCCGATGCACGCGCCGAAGCTGTATCCGGAGCACGACATTTTCATCCAACTGATGAAGCTCAAGAACACGCTACGCTGGATGCGCGGCGAAGATCTGATCACGCACCTCGGCCTCGAATACTATGACTAG
- a CDS encoding radical SAM protein, giving the protein MFIRKRALERIAREKVLYERRRGGDISVCVIYPNIYRLGMANLGFQAVFHIFESDTRVAADRAFLPDADEREQMSQTGERPVSFERARPFEDFDILAFSISFETDYLNVLSILRLAGIPPRREDRRGRNYPLIIAGGSAVFLNPEPIADFIDLFLIGEGEEMVPEFIARYADSRGRDDQLDALAGVEGAYVPAHFTPAYDDSGRLRSFAYHGPAAPRVNRRLIDNLDDHKTASLILTEESVFGDMYLVEASRGCQWGCRFCAAGFMYRPIRYRSPETITAEAERGLGERKVIGLVGAEMASVPGVAEIATAVAEKGGRLSPSSLKADCITPKLAAALSQTGARSVTIAPEAGSERMRKVINKNLTEDEILGAAAMMLGEGVANLKLYFMIGLPEERDDDVLGIAHLTHKIIEQARARRQRVGNVTVSLNPFVPKPWTPFQWDAMLDARSLKRKVALLRSALGKLGPVELDAESPREAYFQTMVSRGDRRMARILERLDAAGCDGPGPIWHELQSIRREIAAGEAGDLPDPDSFVIRDYAHDEVLPWDFIDHHVEKWFLLAERKKAQFEHQSPPCDVTRCTVCGAC; this is encoded by the coding sequence ATGTTCATCCGTAAGCGCGCGCTGGAGCGGATTGCGCGCGAGAAGGTGCTCTACGAGCGCCGGCGCGGCGGTGACATCTCGGTTTGCGTCATCTATCCAAATATCTATCGCCTCGGGATGGCGAACCTCGGCTTCCAGGCGGTTTTTCATATCTTCGAATCGGATACTCGCGTGGCCGCCGACCGCGCCTTTTTGCCCGATGCCGACGAGCGCGAACAGATGAGCCAGACGGGCGAGCGTCCGGTTTCATTCGAGCGCGCGCGCCCGTTCGAGGACTTCGATATCCTGGCGTTTTCGATTTCGTTCGAGACCGACTACCTGAACGTGCTGAGTATCCTGCGGCTCGCGGGAATTCCGCCGCGGCGCGAGGATCGGCGCGGGCGCAACTATCCGCTTATCATCGCCGGCGGCTCGGCAGTATTTCTGAATCCCGAGCCGATCGCGGATTTTATCGATCTCTTTCTGATCGGCGAAGGCGAGGAGATGGTGCCCGAGTTTATCGCACGCTACGCGGACTCGCGCGGCCGCGACGATCAACTCGATGCGCTAGCCGGCGTTGAAGGGGCGTACGTTCCGGCGCACTTCACTCCCGCCTATGACGATAGCGGCCGGCTGCGCTCGTTTGCCTATCACGGTCCGGCCGCGCCGCGCGTGAATCGCCGTCTCATCGATAATCTCGACGATCACAAAACAGCGTCGCTAATTCTCACCGAGGAGTCCGTATTCGGCGACATGTATCTCGTCGAGGCGAGCCGCGGATGCCAATGGGGATGCCGCTTCTGCGCGGCAGGCTTCATGTATCGTCCGATTCGCTATCGCTCGCCCGAGACGATCACTGCGGAGGCGGAGCGCGGGCTTGGCGAGCGCAAGGTGATCGGTCTCGTCGGCGCCGAGATGGCGAGCGTGCCCGGCGTCGCGGAAATCGCGACAGCGGTCGCGGAAAAAGGCGGGCGGCTGTCGCCGTCTTCGCTGAAAGCTGATTGTATCACGCCGAAACTCGCGGCTGCGTTATCCCAGACGGGAGCACGCAGCGTAACGATCGCGCCCGAGGCGGGCAGCGAGCGGATGCGCAAGGTGATCAACAAGAATCTCACCGAGGATGAGATTCTTGGCGCGGCCGCAATGATGCTCGGCGAGGGCGTGGCGAATCTAAAGCTTTACTTCATGATTGGCTTGCCCGAAGAGCGTGACGATGACGTGCTCGGGATCGCGCATTTGACCCACAAGATTATCGAGCAGGCGCGCGCGCGCCGTCAGCGTGTCGGCAATGTGACCGTCTCGCTGAATCCCTTCGTGCCGAAGCCGTGGACGCCGTTTCAGTGGGACGCGATGCTCGACGCGCGCAGCCTCAAACGCAAGGTGGCGCTGCTGCGCAGCGCGCTGGGCAAGCTCGGGCCGGTCGAGCTCGACGCGGAATCGCCGCGCGAGGCGTATTTCCAGACGATGGTGTCGCGCGGCGACCGGCGGATGGCACGAATCCTCGAGCGCCTCGACGCTGCGGGATGCGACGGGCCGGGGCCGATCTGGCATGAGCTCCAGTCGATTCGGCGCGAGATTGCGGCGGGCGAGGCGGGCGATTTGCCCGATCCGGATTCTTTCGTGATCCGCGACTATGCGCACGACGAGGTGCTGCCGTGGGACTTTATCGATCATCACGTCGAAAAATGGTTTCTTCTTGCCGAGCGCAAGAAGGCGCAGTTTGAGCATCAGAGCCCGCCCTGTGACGTGACGCGATGCACCGTGTGCGGGGCCTGTTGA
- a CDS encoding APC family permease, with protein MAEATEKKMVPTLGLTGVTVNAMALIAPGAFLWITFVIQAGYAFPSGMAMWFGIFAAIVLAYATAISYSELAKLYPGAGSSYLFAEQAFLTKTNAYRFARIAKFVTGWASHLYYWVYPGVMAATIGVMIGYIVGTLNPNLMNSSIPGPVFMAFIAIIASYAISYIAYRGVVGSTMVNLGINVVQIIALLFFSALAISYRLGHPEGSMGMALDGTKKVLHYAFTGDTPAHTSAFSVVAPHNLNWVMLQATVAILLLVGFESITSLGEEARNPKKDIPRGVLLSITIQCLFMYLIEYFAANYFMNNAYSLADAKGSAAPIGDMMVIIGNTLLGGHGQAFMLIEALTVFLALIGTTLSCINTGARVTFAMGRDEEVPEHFGLLHGENLTPHRAIWVLATISAVIGAYAALFFFAGSAAPDDKTIAALPHNLWYAIGMSSNAGLSSLPNGLALVTLVSNFGTFMLYGLTNIICIVAFREHHEFSGFKHMVVPVFGALANLACMAFYVIGPIEGLGSVKEPLIAVGIAILWGTYGAVYFSMNSKKRGKETILATKPA; from the coding sequence ATGGCCGAGGCAACTGAAAAGAAAATGGTCCCCACCCTGGGACTTACCGGGGTGACGGTAAACGCGATGGCGCTAATCGCGCCCGGCGCGTTTCTGTGGATCACATTCGTCATTCAGGCGGGATACGCATTTCCCTCCGGCATGGCGATGTGGTTCGGAATATTCGCGGCGATCGTGCTCGCATATGCTACTGCGATTTCCTACTCCGAGCTCGCCAAGCTCTATCCCGGTGCAGGGAGTTCATACCTCTTCGCCGAGCAGGCATTCCTGACCAAGACTAATGCTTATCGTTTTGCCCGTATAGCCAAATTCGTTACTGGCTGGGCTTCTCATCTTTACTACTGGGTATACCCGGGAGTGATGGCGGCGACGATCGGCGTCATGATTGGCTACATCGTCGGCACACTCAACCCGAATCTAATGAATTCAAGTATTCCGGGTCCGGTGTTCATGGCCTTTATCGCCATTATCGCGTCGTACGCGATCTCATACATTGCGTACCGTGGTGTGGTCGGTTCGACGATGGTCAATCTCGGAATCAACGTGGTCCAGATCATTGCACTGCTCTTCTTCTCCGCGCTTGCGATCTCTTACCGCCTCGGCCATCCCGAGGGCTCGATGGGCATGGCGCTCGATGGCACAAAGAAGGTTCTGCACTACGCATTCACCGGCGACACGCCGGCGCATACCTCGGCATTCTCAGTTGTCGCACCGCATAATCTGAACTGGGTAATGCTGCAAGCGACGGTGGCGATTCTGCTCCTGGTCGGATTCGAGTCAATTACTTCACTCGGCGAAGAAGCCAGGAATCCCAAGAAAGATATTCCCCGCGGCGTGCTCCTTTCGATCACGATCCAGTGCCTGTTCATGTATCTGATCGAATACTTTGCCGCCAACTACTTCATGAATAACGCCTACAGCCTCGCCGATGCCAAAGGCTCCGCGGCGCCGATTGGCGACATGATGGTGATCATCGGCAATACGCTGCTCGGCGGCCACGGTCAGGCCTTTATGTTGATCGAGGCCTTGACTGTATTTCTCGCGTTGATCGGTACGACCCTTAGCTGTATCAACACCGGCGCGCGCGTGACGTTTGCGATGGGCCGCGACGAGGAAGTGCCGGAGCACTTCGGACTGCTGCACGGCGAGAACCTCACCCCGCATCGCGCCATCTGGGTGCTGGCAACGATTTCAGCGGTGATCGGCGCGTATGCCGCCCTGTTCTTCTTTGCTGGTTCTGCGGCGCCCGACGATAAGACCATCGCCGCCCTGCCGCATAATCTCTGGTATGCGATCGGCATGAGCTCGAACGCGGGGCTATCTTCGTTGCCCAACGGCCTGGCACTGGTAACCTTGGTTTCCAACTTCGGAACATTCATGCTGTACGGCCTGACCAATATCATCTGCATCGTGGCCTTCCGCGAGCATCATGAGTTCTCGGGCTTCAAGCATATGGTGGTGCCTGTGTTTGGCGCGCTCGCCAACCTCGCTTGCATGGCGTTCTACGTCATTGGACCGATCGAGGGTCTCGGCAGCGTGAAGGAACCGCTGATCGCCGTCGGTATCGCGATTCTGTGGGGCACCTATGGCGCGGTCTATTTCAGCATGAACTCGAAGAAGCGGGGAAAGGAAACTATACTTGCGACGAAACCGGCCTAA
- a CDS encoding acyl-CoA dehydrogenase family protein codes for MADLESFRTETRAWLEANCPPEMRQPLRGEEDTCWGGRKWKFQSEAQRQWLERMAAKGWTVPEWPREYGGGGLSREETKILREEMRKLGCRSPLDSFGIWMLGPALLKYGNEEQKREHLPKIARGEIRWCQGYSEPGSGSDLASLQTRAEDKGDQYLVNGSKIWTSYADKADWIFCLVRTDPKAPKHEGISFILFDMQSPGVTTAPITLISGNSPFCQTFFEDVVVPKANLVGTLNKGWDVAKFLLTHERDMIGGMGGNTGETRTLGQVATDSIGLENGVLADTNLRAQIAALDIDAWAFRLTMDRVGDLMKSGKANGAVSSLLKYYGTELNKRRQELIMSAGGSDALEWEGEHSHEGRAARAWLRSKANSIEGGTSEVQLNIIAKRLLNLPGA; via the coding sequence ATGGCCGATCTCGAATCCTTCCGGACCGAAACTCGTGCGTGGCTCGAAGCGAATTGTCCGCCCGAAATGCGCCAACCGCTACGCGGCGAAGAAGACACGTGCTGGGGCGGACGCAAGTGGAAATTCCAGTCCGAGGCGCAGCGCCAATGGCTCGAGCGCATGGCCGCCAAAGGCTGGACCGTGCCCGAATGGCCGCGCGAGTACGGCGGCGGCGGACTCTCTCGCGAGGAAACCAAGATCCTGCGCGAGGAGATGCGCAAGCTCGGCTGCCGTTCGCCCCTCGACAGCTTCGGCATCTGGATGCTCGGCCCGGCGCTCCTGAAATACGGTAACGAGGAGCAGAAGCGCGAGCATCTGCCGAAAATCGCGCGTGGCGAAATCCGCTGGTGCCAGGGCTATTCGGAACCCGGCTCCGGCTCCGACCTCGCCTCGCTCCAGACCCGCGCCGAGGACAAGGGCGATCAGTATCTCGTCAACGGCTCGAAAATCTGGACCTCGTACGCCGACAAGGCCGACTGGATTTTCTGCCTCGTGCGCACCGATCCCAAAGCGCCCAAGCACGAGGGAATCAGCTTCATCCTTTTCGACATGCAAAGCCCCGGCGTCACGACCGCGCCGATCACGCTCATCTCGGGCAACTCGCCCTTTTGCCAGACGTTCTTCGAAGATGTCGTAGTGCCGAAGGCGAATCTCGTCGGCACCCTCAACAAGGGATGGGATGTCGCGAAGTTCCTGCTCACGCATGAGCGCGACATGATCGGCGGTATGGGCGGCAACACCGGCGAGACCCGCACGCTCGGCCAGGTCGCGACGGATTCGATCGGCCTCGAAAACGGCGTCCTCGCCGACACGAACCTGCGCGCGCAGATCGCCGCGCTCGATATCGACGCGTGGGCGTTTCGCCTCACGATGGATCGCGTCGGCGACCTGATGAAATCCGGCAAGGCCAACGGCGCCGTCTCGTCACTCCTGAAATATTACGGCACCGAGCTCAACAAGCGCCGCCAGGAGCTGATCATGTCGGCCGGCGGTTCTGACGCTCTGGAATGGGAAGGCGAGCACTCGCACGAAGGGCGCGCGGCGCGTGCGTGGCTGCGCTCCAAGGCCAATTCGATCGAGGGCGGCACCAGCGAGGTTCAGCTCAACATCATCGCCAAGCGGCTTTTGAATCTGCCCGGCGCGTAA
- a CDS encoding DUF983 domain-containing protein: MTTDQEIALSIVISLGVIVLLAGLGATVIIAIGWSEREANNVGEAAAGLPPGILIKRALARMCPICGRGAMFSSYLEMRKLCPACGAQFWKNEGEWVGPAVIDYSIAAAAAVITWTVFVFVGANWILQLALPVAAAFASAIAAIPWTRSLWTLFLFLNGEMGPRQEESTPSLPK; encoded by the coding sequence GTGACCACCGACCAGGAAATCGCGCTTTCGATCGTTATCAGCCTCGGCGTTATCGTTTTGCTCGCGGGGTTGGGCGCGACGGTGATCATCGCGATCGGATGGAGCGAGCGCGAAGCGAATAACGTTGGCGAAGCAGCCGCTGGGCTCCCGCCGGGAATCCTCATCAAGCGCGCGCTCGCTCGCATGTGTCCGATATGCGGGCGCGGCGCGATGTTCAGCTCATACCTTGAAATGCGAAAGCTCTGTCCCGCTTGCGGCGCGCAATTCTGGAAGAACGAAGGCGAGTGGGTAGGCCCGGCAGTAATTGACTATTCGATCGCCGCCGCGGCTGCAGTCATCACGTGGACCGTATTCGTATTCGTGGGAGCAAACTGGATTCTGCAGCTAGCGTTGCCAGTTGCGGCGGCCTTCGCGTCAGCTATCGCCGCGATCCCATGGACGCGCAGCCTTTGGACGCTATTTCTCTTCCTAAACGGCGAAATGGGCCCGCGCCAAGAGGAATCTACGCCGTCACTTCCGAAGTAG
- a CDS encoding Mrp/NBP35 family ATP-binding protein, whose amino-acid sequence MARQIPSEAVFEALGKIKYPGYSADILTLGIVEDVQPTQNGGYAILLRQASENDDVMKKLAESVHHTISHDLGVPSVELRVRRIEAELGEKTGRVRLEGTKYIVAVGSGKGGVGKSTVAANLAAALAQLGMSVGLLDADIYGPSIPMMYGTGDERPKSAGGNTFFPIEKYGVKMISIGFFLTDKAPVIWRGPMVMGAVRQFLKDTLWGTQDFLIVDLPPGTGDAQLTLAQQVALDGAVIVTTPQDVALLDATRAVKMFRQVHCPLLGVVENMSYFICPDCGERDELFGHGGGEKMAAQEGTELLSKIPIYPEVREAGDKGTPIVVANPKHPASQAYLELARRIVAEMPE is encoded by the coding sequence GTGGCGCGCCAGATTCCATCCGAGGCCGTGTTCGAGGCGCTCGGCAAAATCAAATACCCCGGTTACTCCGCCGATATTCTGACTCTCGGGATCGTCGAGGATGTGCAGCCGACGCAAAATGGCGGCTACGCGATTCTGCTGCGGCAGGCCTCCGAGAACGACGACGTGATGAAGAAGCTCGCCGAGAGCGTTCATCACACGATCTCGCACGACCTTGGCGTGCCGAGCGTCGAGCTGCGCGTGCGGCGTATCGAGGCGGAGCTCGGCGAGAAGACCGGGCGGGTCCGCCTCGAAGGCACGAAGTATATCGTCGCCGTCGGGAGCGGAAAGGGAGGAGTCGGCAAATCGACCGTCGCGGCGAACCTTGCCGCGGCGCTCGCGCAGCTTGGCATGAGTGTCGGCCTGCTCGACGCCGATATCTACGGGCCCTCGATTCCGATGATGTACGGCACCGGCGACGAGCGGCCCAAGTCCGCGGGCGGCAACACGTTCTTTCCGATCGAGAAGTACGGCGTGAAGATGATCTCGATCGGATTTTTTCTGACCGACAAGGCGCCCGTGATCTGGCGAGGTCCGATGGTGATGGGCGCGGTGCGCCAGTTCCTCAAGGATACGCTCTGGGGCACGCAGGATTTCCTGATCGTTGATTTGCCTCCCGGCACTGGCGATGCGCAGCTCACGCTCGCGCAGCAGGTGGCGCTCGACGGCGCCGTGATCGTTACGACGCCGCAGGATGTCGCGCTGCTCGACGCGACGCGCGCGGTCAAGATGTTCCGCCAGGTGCATTGCCCGCTGCTCGGCGTGGTTGAGAACATGAGCTACTTCATCTGCCCCGATTGCGGCGAGCGCGACGAGCTGTTCGGTCACGGCGGTGGCGAGAAAATGGCGGCGCAGGAAGGGACTGAGCTGCTCTCAAAGATTCCGATCTATCCCGAAGTGCGCGAGGCTGGTGACAAAGGGACGCCAATCGTCGTCGCCAACCCGAAGCATCCCGCAAGCCAGGCCTACCTCGAACTCGCGCGCAGAATCGTCGCGGAGATGCCGGAGTGA
- a CDS encoding acyl-CoA dehydrogenase family protein produces the protein MALVLTDEQSMLRDTTRGFLSKNAPIAHLRQLRDSHDREGFSRPLWKEFAGNGWAGILIPEAHGGLGLGHVEAGIVMEELGHTLTPSPFFATAIVAASAIARGGSDAQKSKYLPKIASGELIATLAIDETPKHRPEKVALGAAPASNGFTLTGAKSFVVDGHVADLIIVAARTSGAPAETRGITLFAIDAKSHGIHVERTFAVDNHNVARIVFDKTPAPREAIVGEVDNGWSVLDGTLNVGRAALAAELLGAGDEAFGRTVTYLKERKQFGKLIGEFQGLQHRAAHLYCELEVARSAVLKALQTLDESFANAGAIVSVAKAKAGQAATLAAQEGIQMHGGIGMTDEFDIGFFLKRVRVLQELFGDSNFHADRIARLGRY, from the coding sequence ATGGCACTCGTTCTGACTGACGAACAATCGATGCTCCGCGATACGACGCGGGGTTTTCTCTCCAAGAACGCTCCGATCGCGCACTTGCGGCAGCTGCGCGACAGCCACGATCGCGAGGGCTTCTCGCGCCCGCTGTGGAAGGAATTCGCGGGCAATGGATGGGCCGGGATTCTCATTCCCGAAGCTCACGGCGGACTCGGCCTCGGCCACGTCGAAGCCGGAATCGTGATGGAAGAGCTCGGGCACACGCTGACGCCGTCGCCGTTTTTCGCGACCGCGATCGTTGCGGCGAGCGCAATCGCGCGCGGCGGCAGCGATGCGCAGAAGAGCAAGTATCTGCCGAAGATCGCGAGCGGCGAATTGATCGCGACGCTCGCGATCGACGAAACGCCCAAGCATCGGCCGGAAAAGGTCGCGCTAGGCGCGGCGCCGGCCTCCAACGGCTTCACCCTCACCGGCGCGAAGAGCTTCGTCGTCGATGGGCACGTCGCCGACCTGATTATCGTAGCGGCGCGAACCTCCGGTGCTCCCGCTGAGACTCGCGGCATCACGCTTTTCGCAATCGATGCGAAGAGCCATGGGATTCACGTTGAGCGCACTTTCGCCGTCGATAATCACAATGTCGCGCGGATCGTGTTCGACAAAACGCCCGCTCCTCGTGAAGCAATAGTCGGCGAAGTAGACAACGGTTGGAGTGTCCTCGACGGCACGCTCAACGTCGGCCGCGCCGCGCTCGCGGCGGAGCTGCTGGGCGCTGGTGACGAGGCATTCGGCCGCACTGTGACCTATCTCAAAGAGCGCAAACAATTCGGCAAGCTGATCGGCGAATTCCAGGGCCTGCAGCATCGCGCCGCGCATCTTTATTGCGAGCTCGAAGTTGCGCGCTCGGCCGTGCTGAAGGCGCTGCAGACGCTCGATGAATCGTTCGCCAATGCGGGCGCGATAGTTTCGGTCGCCAAGGCCAAGGCGGGACAGGCCGCGACCCTCGCGGCGCAGGAAGGAATCCAGATGCACGGCGGAATCGGGATGACTGACGAGTTCGATATCGGATTTTTCCTGAAGCGCGTGCGCGTATTGCAGGAGCTGTTCGGCGATTCGAACTTTCACGCCGATCGAATCGCGCGCCTGGGCCGCTACTAA
- a CDS encoding YfhL family 4Fe-4S dicluster ferredoxin, which yields MSTLITDECINCGACEPECPNTAIYEGGAQWEHNGEMHPAVKEDIYYIAAAKCTECVGFFDQEQCAAVCPVDCCIPDPGNPETEEALLVRARELHPDQTFPDDAPSRFRKA from the coding sequence ATGTCGACCTTGATCACCGACGAATGCATCAACTGTGGCGCTTGCGAGCCGGAGTGCCCCAACACCGCGATCTACGAAGGCGGGGCGCAGTGGGAACACAACGGCGAGATGCATCCCGCGGTCAAGGAAGACATTTATTACATCGCCGCTGCAAAATGTACCGAGTGCGTCGGATTCTTCGATCAGGAACAGTGCGCGGCGGTATGCCCCGTCGATTGCTGTATCCCCGATCCTGGCAATCCCGAAACCGAGGAAGCTCTGCTCGTCCGCGCGCGCGAGCTGCATCCCGATCAGACTTTTCCCGACGACGCGCCGTCGCGTTTCCGCAAGGCTTAA